A genome region from Staphylococcus capitis subsp. capitis includes the following:
- the pgsC gene encoding poly-gamma-glutamate biosynthesis protein PgsC, protein MIGSELYFSLFVGVILSLIFAEKFGINPAGLVVPGYLALIFDQPIMLLSVLIISCLTYFIVNNGISNWVILYGRRKFAAMILTGMVLKFIFDLIYPLTPFDMVEVSGIGVVIPGIIANTVQKQGVVITLSTTMLLTCITYVILFLYSFIN, encoded by the coding sequence ATGATAGGTTCAGAGTTATATTTCTCCTTATTCGTAGGTGTTATTCTCAGTTTAATATTTGCTGAGAAATTCGGGATCAACCCGGCAGGACTTGTTGTTCCTGGTTACTTAGCTTTAATTTTTGATCAACCCATAATGTTATTATCAGTATTGATTATTAGTTGTTTAACTTACTTTATTGTTAATAACGGTATTAGTAATTGGGTGATTTTATATGGTAGAAGAAAATTCGCTGCTATGATTTTAACTGGTATGGTACTCAAGTTTATATTTGACTTAATTTATCCTCTCACGCCATTTGATATGGTTGAAGTTTCAGGTATTGGTGTTGTCATTCCAGGAATCATTGCAAATACGGTTCAAAAGCAAGGTGTCGTAATTACATTATCAACTACAATGTTATTAACTTGTATTACTTATGTCATCTTGTTCTTATATAGCTTTATCAACTAA
- a CDS encoding YitT family protein: MEKKRRQEHFKNVIFCLLGTLIIALGVNCFVIPGNLGEGGAIGLSLILNYTLGISPALSSFIINAILIVVGWKFLSRTTAIYTAITITASSIFLDLTEHFGLGIHENFINSVFAGLLIGIGTGLVIAAQSTLGGTSVIARIISKYSEVKTSQALLILDALVVLSFLLVLPVSNVLYTIVMLFIVEKAMAFVVEGFNPKKAVTVISEYNRQISSDIYQATGRGSTLLSGKGAYQQNNTDVLYAVVSQSQIGTVKKIVNSYDESAFLVIHDVRDVLGNGFINTK, encoded by the coding sequence ATGGAGAAAAAACGTCGTCAAGAACACTTTAAAAACGTTATTTTTTGTTTACTAGGGACGTTAATTATTGCGTTAGGAGTCAATTGCTTTGTTATTCCTGGTAATTTAGGTGAAGGTGGAGCAATTGGTCTATCGCTTATTTTGAACTATACATTAGGTATTTCACCGGCGCTAAGTTCATTTATTATTAACGCTATTTTAATTGTTGTAGGATGGAAATTTTTAAGCCGAACGACTGCTATATACACTGCAATAACTATTACAGCAAGTTCTATTTTCCTAGATTTAACAGAGCATTTTGGATTAGGTATTCATGAAAACTTTATCAATTCTGTTTTCGCTGGTTTACTCATCGGTATTGGCACAGGACTTGTTATTGCTGCTCAAAGTACATTAGGCGGAACATCAGTTATTGCTAGAATTATAAGTAAATATTCAGAAGTAAAAACCTCTCAAGCATTATTAATTTTAGATGCTTTAGTCGTGCTATCCTTCCTTCTTGTCTTACCGGTTTCAAATGTACTTTATACAATTGTTATGCTATTCATAGTGGAGAAAGCAATGGCTTTTGTAGTAGAAGGTTTTAATCCTAAGAAGGCTGTGACAGTGATTTCTGAATACAATAGACAAATAAGCTCTGACATATACCAAGCAACTGGCAGAGGGTCAACATTATTAAGTGGTAAAGGCGCTTATCAGCAAAACAATACAGATGTATTATACGCTGTTGTTTCACAAAGTCAGATTGGTACTGTGAAGAAGATTGTTAATTCTTATGATGAAAGTGCCTTCCTCGTTATACACGATGTGCGTGATGTCTTAGGTAATGGTTTTATTAATACTAAATAA
- the pgsB gene encoding poly-gamma-glutamate synthase PgsB has protein sequence MILIIVCVLLILWLGIKEKRRHANRLKKIPLRININGIRGKSTITRMAYSVLREDHYRVIGKTTGTDARMMYWFTQKEYDVIRKPQGANIGEQRDIIRKVVKQKANALVNECMAVNPDYQITFQKDLVKANIGVIVNVMEDHMDVLGPTLKDVAQAFTATIPYNGKLVVMKDEYTDFFAKEAKKRNSEIIVVDKDEIPESYLRKFDYLVFPDNVAIVLGIAEAVGVDYETALQGMLNAPADPGAVRIKYFYANNTQNVFVNAFAANEPKSTKAILNKVESYNYLYKKKIIILNCRSDRIDRTQLFVENFLEDVDYDVLICTGKSTQMVSNLMQKMPDKKYLNYEGQEFSEIEKGIMHESENALVFCVGNIHGPGGRIAEFIEGIE, from the coding sequence TTGATTCTCATTATAGTGTGTGTCCTGTTGATTCTATGGCTAGGAATTAAAGAAAAAAGACGTCATGCGAATCGACTAAAGAAAATTCCTTTACGAATTAATATCAATGGGATTCGCGGGAAATCTACAATCACTCGAATGGCTTACAGCGTGCTTCGAGAAGACCATTACAGAGTAATCGGTAAAACGACTGGAACAGATGCAAGAATGATGTACTGGTTCACACAGAAAGAATACGATGTAATTAGAAAACCTCAAGGTGCAAATATTGGTGAACAGCGTGATATTATTCGTAAGGTTGTAAAGCAAAAAGCAAACGCACTTGTTAATGAGTGTATGGCTGTTAACCCTGACTACCAAATTACATTCCAAAAAGATTTAGTAAAGGCAAACATTGGCGTTATTGTAAACGTGATGGAAGATCACATGGATGTATTGGGTCCAACTCTTAAAGATGTAGCTCAAGCCTTTACAGCAACTATTCCATATAATGGTAAATTAGTTGTAATGAAAGATGAATATACTGATTTCTTCGCGAAAGAAGCTAAAAAGCGAAATTCGGAAATCATCGTTGTAGATAAAGACGAAATACCTGAATCATACTTAAGAAAATTTGACTACTTAGTATTCCCGGATAATGTTGCCATTGTCTTAGGTATAGCAGAGGCTGTTGGTGTAGATTATGAAACAGCACTTCAAGGTATGTTAAATGCCCCAGCCGATCCAGGTGCGGTGCGTATTAAATATTTCTATGCAAATAACACGCAAAATGTCTTTGTTAATGCTTTTGCTGCAAATGAACCAAAATCTACAAAGGCAATTTTGAATAAAGTTGAATCATATAATTATTTATACAAAAAGAAAATTATCATTTTAAATTGTCGTTCAGATAGAATTGATAGAACACAATTATTCGTTGAAAATTTCTTAGAAGATGTTGATTATGATGTTTTAATTTGTACTGGTAAGAGTACGCAAATGGTTTCAAACCTAATGCAAAAAATGCCAGATAAGAAATATTTAAATTACGAAGGGCAAGAATTCTCTGAAATTGAAAAAGGAATTATGCATGAGTCAGAAAATGCACTTGTCTTTTGTGTAGGAAACATCCACGGCCCGGGTGGAAGAATAGCGGAATTCATAGAAGGGATAGAATAA
- a CDS encoding thioesterase family protein — MNYEGKLVAEKEIEVNNYDIDAMGIVSNIVYVRWFEDLRTVFINQYMNYSEMIKNHISPILMKTEIEYKVPITIHDCPVGRCWLVQASKLKWVFKFEIASGDKVHCVGSQMGGFYDLDREKITKMPQVFQDILKN, encoded by the coding sequence ATGAATTATGAAGGTAAATTAGTAGCTGAGAAAGAGATAGAAGTGAATAATTACGATATTGATGCTATGGGGATTGTTAGTAATATTGTTTATGTCAGATGGTTTGAAGACTTACGAACAGTATTTATTAATCAATATATGAATTACTCAGAGATGATTAAGAATCACATTTCGCCGATCCTTATGAAAACTGAAATTGAATATAAAGTGCCTATAACAATTCACGATTGCCCAGTGGGTAGATGTTGGCTTGTTCAAGCTAGTAAATTGAAATGGGTTTTTAAATTTGAAATCGCGTCAGGTGATAAAGTGCATTGCGTAGGGTCTCAAATGGGTGGATTTTATGATTTAGATAGAGAAAAAATCACAAAAATGCCACAAGTATTTCAAGATATTCTTAAAAATTAA
- the ptsG gene encoding glucose-specific PTS transporter subunit IIBC: MFKKLFGQLQRIGKALMLPVAILPAAGILLAFGNAMHNEQLVHLAPWLNHPVFVAISSVMEASGQVVFDNLPLLFAIGTALGLAGGDGVAALAALVGYLIMNATMGKVLHITIDDIFSYANGAKELSQAAKDPAHALILGIPTLQTGVFGGIIMGALAAWCYNKFYNITLPAFLGFFAGKRFVPIVTSVVAIATGIILSFVWPPIQDGLNGLSNFLLNKNLTLTTFIFGIIERSLIPFGLHHIFYAPFWFEFGHYTNHAGDLVRGDQRIWMAQLKDGVPFTAGAFTTGKYPFMMFGLPAAAFAIYKNARPERKKVVGGLMLSAALTSFLTGITEPLEFSFLFVAPILYVIHVFLAGTSFLVMHLLGVKIGMTFSGGFIDYILYGLLNWHRTNALWVIPVGIVYAIVYYFLFDFAIRKFKLKAPGREDKEQEIRNSSVAKLPFDVLDAMGGKENIKHLDACITRLRVEVADKSKVDVQGLKALGASGVLEVGNNMQAIFGPKSDQIKHDMAKIMSGEITKPSETTVTEEISDEPVHVEDVIETEIYSPGHGQMIPLTDVPDKVFSEKMMGDGVGFIPEKGEIVAPFDGTVKTIFPTKHAIGLESDTGVEVLIHIGIDTVKLNGQGFESFVQADETVTQGQPLMKIDLAYLKDNAPSIVTPVIITNLGDKTLTIEDVISVDPGKVIMKIK, encoded by the coding sequence ATGTTTAAAAAGCTATTTGGGCAGTTACAACGTATTGGTAAAGCATTAATGCTACCAGTAGCAATATTACCTGCTGCCGGAATCTTGCTTGCATTTGGTAATGCAATGCATAATGAACAACTTGTTCACCTTGCACCGTGGTTAAACCATCCTGTGTTTGTAGCAATTTCTTCAGTTATGGAAGCTTCAGGACAAGTGGTTTTTGACAATTTACCATTATTATTTGCAATCGGAACAGCACTTGGTTTAGCAGGAGGAGACGGTGTAGCAGCACTTGCAGCACTAGTAGGTTACCTTATTATGAATGCGACAATGGGTAAAGTACTACATATCACTATTGATGATATATTCTCATACGCAAATGGTGCTAAGGAATTAAGCCAAGCAGCTAAAGATCCTGCTCATGCATTAATTCTTGGAATTCCAACACTTCAAACAGGTGTATTCGGTGGTATTATCATGGGGGCCTTAGCTGCATGGTGTTATAACAAATTTTATAACATTACATTACCAGCATTCTTAGGTTTCTTTGCAGGGAAGCGTTTTGTACCTATCGTGACATCAGTTGTCGCAATTGCGACAGGTATCATATTAAGTTTTGTTTGGCCGCCTATTCAAGATGGTTTAAATGGTCTTTCAAACTTCTTATTGAATAAGAATTTAACTTTAACTACGTTTATTTTTGGGATTATTGAGCGATCACTTATTCCATTCGGTCTGCATCACATTTTCTATGCACCATTTTGGTTTGAATTTGGCCATTATACAAATCACGCTGGAGATTTAGTACGTGGGGACCAAAGAATTTGGATGGCACAATTGAAAGATGGCGTGCCATTTACAGCTGGCGCATTCACTACAGGTAAATATCCATTCATGATGTTTGGTTTACCAGCGGCAGCATTCGCCATTTATAAAAATGCTCGCCCAGAACGTAAGAAAGTTGTTGGAGGTTTAATGTTATCAGCAGCTTTAACTTCTTTCTTAACCGGTATTACTGAACCATTAGAGTTCTCATTTTTATTTGTGGCACCCATTTTATATGTGATTCATGTATTTTTAGCAGGTACTTCTTTCTTGGTCATGCACTTGTTAGGTGTAAAAATAGGTATGACTTTCTCCGGAGGGTTTATTGATTATATTTTATACGGTTTACTTAACTGGCATCGCACAAACGCGCTTTGGGTTATTCCAGTAGGTATTGTGTATGCGATTGTGTATTACTTCTTATTTGACTTTGCAATTAGAAAATTCAAATTAAAAGCACCTGGTCGTGAAGATAAAGAACAAGAGATACGCAATTCAAGTGTTGCTAAATTACCATTTGATGTATTAGATGCTATGGGCGGTAAAGAAAATATTAAACATCTAGATGCTTGTATTACACGTCTTAGAGTTGAAGTCGCAGATAAATCGAAAGTAGACGTTCAAGGATTGAAAGCGTTAGGTGCCTCTGGAGTTCTAGAAGTAGGAAATAACATGCAAGCTATATTTGGCCCAAAATCAGATCAAATTAAGCATGACATGGCAAAGATTATGAGTGGAGAAATTACTAAACCTAGTGAGACAACAGTAACTGAAGAGATTTCTGATGAACCAGTTCATGTAGAAGACGTCATTGAAACTGAAATTTATTCACCTGGACATGGTCAAATGATTCCATTAACGGATGTTCCGGATAAAGTTTTCTCTGAAAAAATGATGGGCGATGGCGTAGGTTTCATTCCTGAAAAAGGCGAAATTGTAGCACCATTTGATGGTACAGTGAAAACCATCTTCCCAACGAAACATGCGATTGGTTTAGAATCAGATACAGGTGTAGAAGTCTTAATTCACATTGGTATCGATACAGTTAAATTGAATGGACAGGGCTTTGAAAGCTTTGTTCAAGCTGATGAAACTGTAACACAAGGTCAACCTTTAATGAAAATTGATTTAGCTTACCTAAAAGATAACGCACCAAGTATTGTTACGCCGGTAATTATCACAAATTTAGGTGATAAAACATTAACAATTGAAGATGTTATATCTGTAGATCCAGGAAAAGTTATAATGAAAATTAAATAA
- a CDS encoding thioredoxin family protein, with amino-acid sequence MTQTLQSIYAFNQFIQSNELAVIHVMRDHCSVCHAVLPQLQDLLQEYPFAKLGVVNQSQVEEIAGELSIFTVPVDLIFLNGKEMHRQGRFIDMQSFEHQLKLMHDSLK; translated from the coding sequence ATGACTCAAACATTACAAAGTATTTATGCATTTAACCAGTTTATTCAATCTAATGAACTAGCAGTTATCCATGTTATGAGAGATCATTGTAGCGTTTGTCATGCTGTCCTTCCACAACTTCAAGACTTATTACAAGAATATCCTTTTGCAAAATTAGGTGTCGTCAATCAATCTCAAGTAGAGGAGATTGCTGGAGAATTATCAATTTTTACAGTACCGGTAGATTTAATTTTTTTAAATGGTAAGGAAATGCATAGACAAGGACGTTTTATCGATATGCAATCGTTTGAACATCAACTTAAGTTAATGCATGATTCTCTTAAATAA
- a CDS encoding zinc-dependent alcohol dehydrogenase family protein — MKAYNYVKPGVAELIDKEKPEITESTDAIIRMVKTTICGTDLHIIKGDTPEVTENTTLGHEDIGIVESVGSNVNNFKVGDKVIVSAVSSCVKCYYCKKGIYAHCENDGGWILGHLINGTQAEYVKVPFADNSLYHAPASLPDEALVMLSDILPTGYEIGVLKGKIKPESTVAIVGAGPVGLATLLTAQFFSPSKIIMIDLDDNRLQTARSLGATHLINSKNVEEAIQKVKELNPRGVDVAIEAVGIPQTFDLCQKLIGVDGTIANVGLHGLPVQFDIDKLWIKNINVTTGLVSGNTTEELLEALKSKIIQPEQLVTHYSKLSDIENAYELFRNATDHKAIKLLIENDITPV; from the coding sequence ATGAAAGCATACAACTATGTTAAACCCGGAGTGGCTGAACTCATTGATAAAGAAAAACCAGAAATTACTGAAAGTACTGATGCTATTATAAGAATGGTTAAAACAACAATTTGTGGAACTGATTTACATATTATTAAAGGAGATACTCCTGAAGTTACTGAAAATACAACTTTAGGTCATGAAGATATTGGCATTGTAGAATCTGTTGGTAGCAACGTTAATAACTTTAAAGTCGGTGATAAAGTTATCGTATCTGCTGTTTCTTCATGTGTTAAGTGTTACTACTGTAAAAAAGGTATATACGCTCATTGTGAAAATGATGGTGGATGGATTCTTGGGCACTTAATCAATGGTACTCAAGCTGAGTACGTTAAAGTTCCTTTCGCTGATAACTCTTTATATCATGCACCCGCTTCTTTACCTGATGAAGCACTTGTAATGCTATCAGACATTTTACCAACAGGTTATGAAATTGGTGTATTAAAAGGAAAGATCAAACCAGAAAGCACTGTTGCAATAGTAGGTGCTGGTCCAGTTGGTTTAGCTACACTGTTAACTGCACAATTCTTCTCTCCTTCTAAAATAATCATGATTGATTTAGACGATAACCGATTACAAACAGCCCGCTCCCTTGGTGCAACGCATTTAATTAATTCTAAAAATGTCGAAGAGGCTATACAAAAAGTGAAAGAATTAAATCCTCGCGGTGTAGATGTAGCCATTGAGGCAGTAGGTATCCCACAAACATTTGACTTATGTCAAAAACTCATTGGTGTCGATGGTACGATTGCGAACGTCGGCCTTCATGGTCTACCTGTTCAATTTGATATAGACAAACTTTGGATTAAAAATATCAATGTAACCACAGGATTAGTTTCTGGTAATACAACTGAAGAATTGTTAGAAGCTTTAAAAAGTAAAATTATTCAACCTGAACAATTAGTTACACATTATAGTAAATTAAGTGATATTGAAAATGCCTACGAATTATTTAGAAATGCAACTGACCATAAAGCAATTAAGTTACTTATAGAGAATGATATTACTCCAGTATAA
- a CDS encoding helix-turn-helix transcriptional regulator, whose translation MKINGVNVEEKIKNVGELFEAKDKHYQLNILSEYYICLKYLVMLIDQTHHSKQYYYFDQRIKDCINFIQRNYTYKIKMHDLCKISCISSSETIKLFKRYVGMTPFQYLLHYRLEKGAKQLKLTHNNVTEVALDCGFSTTSYFIQMFKDKYKVTPKQFQLSH comes from the coding sequence ATGAAAATAAATGGTGTCAATGTAGAAGAAAAGATAAAAAATGTAGGAGAATTATTTGAAGCAAAAGATAAGCATTATCAACTTAATATATTAAGTGAGTATTATATTTGTTTGAAATATCTCGTCATGCTGATAGATCAAACTCATCATTCCAAACAATATTATTACTTTGATCAAAGAATAAAAGATTGCATAAACTTTATTCAGAGGAATTACACATATAAAATAAAAATGCATGACTTATGTAAGATATCCTGCATTAGTAGTTCAGAAACGATTAAGCTCTTTAAAAGGTATGTAGGTATGACGCCTTTCCAATATTTATTACACTATCGATTGGAAAAGGGCGCAAAGCAACTTAAATTAACTCATAATAATGTAACGGAAGTAGCTTTGGATTGCGGTTTTTCTACAACGAGTTATTTCATACAGATGTTTAAAGATAAATACAAAGTTACACCTAAACAATTTCAATTATCACATTAA
- a CDS encoding type II CAAX endopeptidase family protein — protein sequence MCDSKINNNSRVRHQGNKIINVLIYVIMIVVIQVPVGLSLVALPLSLRLNDWYTIAMSMFILGITLLIIWGIRSYYLYRTYEYQDFKMSIKDIFINIGFFFLVILCSISANALMFIFTGNSNTQNQETIDDSLSSLMDKSHLPHPTIVLVTVLCLCIIGPYLEELVFRGIFKETLFMKCRFWLPLIFSSLIFSSQHLSSNIFSYAIYFLMGIILYIAYDRRRNLKDSMMVHIFNNSLTTLPFLIIYLYFYFK from the coding sequence ATGTGTGATTCTAAAATAAACAATAATTCTAGAGTTAGACATCAAGGGAACAAGATAATCAATGTTCTCATTTACGTAATAATGATAGTCGTAATACAAGTTCCTGTGGGTTTATCACTTGTTGCACTTCCATTATCTTTAAGACTGAATGATTGGTATACAATAGCGATGAGTATGTTTATTCTAGGAATTACACTTTTAATCATTTGGGGAATAAGATCCTATTATTTATATCGTACTTATGAATATCAAGATTTTAAGATGAGTATTAAAGATATCTTTATCAATATTGGTTTTTTCTTTCTCGTAATTCTCTGTAGTATTAGTGCGAATGCTTTAATGTTTATTTTTACAGGTAATTCAAACACACAAAATCAGGAAACAATAGATGACAGTTTAAGTTCACTTATGGATAAAAGCCATTTACCTCATCCCACTATTGTATTAGTAACCGTATTGTGTCTTTGTATCATAGGACCATATTTAGAAGAATTGGTATTCAGAGGAATCTTTAAGGAAACTTTATTTATGAAATGCCGCTTTTGGCTACCCTTAATTTTCTCATCATTGATATTCAGTTCTCAACATCTATCATCAAATATATTTTCTTATGCAATTTATTTTTTAATGGGAATTATTCTCTATATTGCTTATGATAGAAGGCGAAACTTGAAGGACAGTATGATGGTACATATATTTAACAATTCTTTAACAACGCTACCTTTTTTAATTATTTATTTATATTTCTATTTTAAATAA
- a CDS encoding alpha/beta hydrolase, whose product MLRKLATIIGSTIVGTILYARVKEKRSYKSFLQEKMIRMSGMKKTFENVQDAEKALEETKYETAGKYSGTDYEFSHGVQIKDYDGSLVYIVNDEGQRDQRTILYIHGGAWFQDPLDYHFEYMDLLADSLNAKVVMPIYPKIPHRDYRITFELLTKLYHHLLNKIDDSKQMIIMGDSAGGQIALAFVQQLKKDSEPQPSHIVLISPVLDATFSNPEARKYEKEDPMLGIEGSKYLVNLWAGDAPLDHYKLSPMYGDLEDLGHITITTGTKETLYPDAVKFSTMLNEKGINHEFIPGYSLFHIYPIFPIPERERFLEQLKRIILK is encoded by the coding sequence ATGTTGAGAAAATTAGCAACCATTATAGGATCCACTATTGTCGGCACAATTTTATATGCAAGAGTCAAAGAAAAGAGAAGTTATAAGAGCTTTTTACAAGAAAAAATGATTCGCATGTCTGGAATGAAAAAAACGTTTGAAAATGTACAAGATGCAGAAAAAGCTCTAGAGGAAACGAAATACGAAACAGCGGGTAAATATAGTGGAACAGATTATGAATTTAGTCATGGAGTTCAAATTAAAGACTACGATGGTTCCTTAGTTTATATCGTCAATGATGAAGGACAACGCGATCAACGTACTATTTTGTATATACACGGTGGAGCATGGTTTCAGGACCCATTAGATTATCATTTTGAATACATGGATTTATTGGCTGATTCGCTAAATGCGAAGGTTGTTATGCCAATTTATCCAAAAATTCCACATAGGGATTATCGTATTACATTTGAATTACTGACAAAGCTGTATCATCATTTGCTAAATAAAATAGATGATTCAAAACAAATGATAATAATGGGGGATTCTGCTGGTGGACAAATTGCATTAGCGTTTGTTCAACAGCTTAAAAAAGATAGTGAACCACAACCAAGCCATATTGTATTAATTTCACCTGTTTTAGATGCAACATTTAGTAATCCAGAAGCTCGAAAATATGAAAAAGAAGATCCAATGTTGGGTATTGAAGGTAGTAAATATTTAGTCAATTTATGGGCTGGCGATGCACCTTTAGACCATTACAAATTATCACCAATGTATGGAGATTTAGAGGATTTGGGGCATATTACTATAACAACGGGTACGAAAGAAACATTGTATCCAGATGCTGTTAAATTCTCAACTATGTTGAATGAAAAGGGTATTAATCACGAATTTATACCAGGTTATAGCTTATTCCATATTTATCCTATTTTTCCTATTCCAGAACGAGAACGCTTCTTAGAACAATTAAAGCGTATTATCCTAAAATAA
- a CDS encoding EamA family transporter, translating into MKGYKQSRLKGILFAIIGASLWGLGGTVSDFLFKHAGINVDWYVTTRLIISGLFLLVMFKIMNSRQSIFVIFTRVSHVITLIIYSLFGMLIVQYAYMASINEGNAAVATLLQYIAPVYIILWFAFRGKEKLRAFDIVVVLLTLIGTFLLLTNGSLSKLIVAPSSLFWGILAGLALAFYTIYAEKLLNKYASILVVGWAMIIYGIIMTLRHPIWNVSMTQWHVSTFLYLIFGIIGGTALAYYLFIDNLKYLLAKETTLFGTIEPVVAVVASGLFLDVSFKAFQILGIIIIVVLILVLSLKKQPNIDN; encoded by the coding sequence TTGAAAGGTTATAAACAATCGAGATTAAAAGGTATCTTATTCGCTATTATAGGGGCAAGCTTATGGGGATTAGGGGGAACTGTTTCAGATTTTCTATTTAAGCATGCAGGAATCAATGTAGACTGGTATGTAACTACAAGATTAATAATTAGCGGTTTATTTTTATTAGTCATGTTTAAAATAATGAATTCTAGACAATCCATATTTGTCATTTTTACTCGTGTATCTCACGTGATTACTTTGATAATTTATAGTCTCTTTGGCATGTTAATCGTTCAATATGCTTACATGGCATCAATTAATGAAGGTAATGCAGCAGTCGCTACTTTATTACAATATATTGCGCCAGTATATATCATTCTATGGTTTGCATTCAGAGGTAAAGAAAAGCTAAGGGCATTTGATATAGTTGTTGTACTCTTGACACTTATCGGTACATTTCTGCTCTTAACAAATGGTTCACTTTCTAAATTAATTGTTGCCCCTTCAAGCTTATTTTGGGGAATCTTGGCCGGATTAGCTCTAGCATTTTACACTATCTATGCGGAAAAATTATTGAACAAATATGCCTCCATTTTAGTCGTTGGTTGGGCAATGATTATTTACGGTATAATTATGACTTTACGTCATCCTATTTGGAACGTCAGTATGACTCAATGGCATGTGTCCACGTTTCTTTATTTAATATTTGGAATTATTGGAGGCACTGCTCTAGCATATTATCTATTTATTGATAACTTGAAATATCTATTAGCTAAAGAAACAACGTTATTTGGTACGATAGAACCTGTAGTTGCAGTTGTAGCAAGTGGTTTATTTCTAGATGTATCATTTAAGGCTTTTCAAATATTAGGAATTATTATCATAGTCGTTCTTATTTTAGTTCTTTCTTTGAAAAAGCAACCCAATATCGACAACTAA